In the genome of Marinomonas algicola, the window TTTTGAGTAGTTCACTAAAATTAAGGGTTTTGTAAAATATCAACAGCTAGGACGCATGGAGGCGCCTATGACTAATCACTACGCTAACAGAGTACCAAGAAGAATTCCTGCATTGGTCAAAGAAGATTTTCTTAACCAACTAGATCAATCTTTGAGCGATCTTGGTATTAACGCTCGCTTAGGTCTGTTGTTATCTGCCAATATTATTGATAACCATATTGCGACTACTATCGTGATGAAAACGCTGGAGCAATATAATGACGTTGACTATCAATGGATGGATTTCAGTGCTCTTTTTAAGTCTGGCCTTCCGAAAGAAGCGCAGATCATTCTTTTATCAAAGAATGGTGATACGTTTCTACTGAGTCGGGGAGAAGGTGATAACTTTATTCTACGTACGTTTTTTCATCTCGATCAAGAGGTGTTCCGTCACCAAGACACACTATCGAATTTGATGAAAGACTTTAATATAGTGGCCCAGGCTTTGGTTATAAAAAGTGCTTGTACATCACCAAAAAAAGAAAACAAAAGTCCTCAAAACTACACTTATCATCATTTCTTTCGCCATAAAAAAACCATTCTAAGTATCATTGGTTCGGCTGTTTTTATGGCGTTATTGGGTGTCGCAACGCCACTAGGCTTCCAAACCTTTACCGATAAAATATTGCCTTATTCGGCAACCGGTTCGTTGTATGTTGTGGCGACCTTTTTATTATTATCCGCTATCGCATCAAGTGTTTTTAAATGCTTCCATGATTTTCAAGAAAATGTCTTGTTTGCTAAATATCAGAACGGGTTAGGGAAAGACGTTTTTAATCGTTTATTGGGCATGGAGGTTGCTTATTTTGACCAGCATAAAGTTGGCGATTTAACTAAATTAGTGGATCAGGTAAAAGAAGCGTCTAACTTTTTAATCCGACAAGCTTTGGCGTCTGTTGTTTCGGTTATCTCTTTGGTTATTGTGCTGCCTATTTTGTTTATTTACAGTGCTAAGTTGACGGGAATAGTACTGATTATTGGAGTGTTAATGGCGTTTACTATTGGCGTTGCACTTAAGCCAATTCGTAACAGAGTGATGCAAGCGTATGGTTACGATGCTGGTTTTCAATCAACTTTAATTGAGACTCTAAAGGGGATGAAAACCATAAAATCTTTATCGAATGAATCGCATTTTCGTAATAGAGCCAATATCTCTTTGGAGACCAATTTGTATGGGGGCTTTAATGTTGCAAGACTAAGTAATGTTGTAAGTGCATTGGTTAACTTTCAAAGCCAACTCATTACTATTTCGGTGATTTTCTTTGGTGCACAAGCTGTATTTTCTAATGAACTGACCATAGGCCAATTGATTGCTTTTAATATGTTGGCAAATAATGTGGTGAATCCATTGGTTGCTTTGGTGATGACCGCAAGCGGTTGGGAAAATTTTAAGCTGGCCAATAATAAATTGAATGAACTGCATACTCAGACGTCTTCAGAAAGACCATTGTATTCAGACAAGATCGATTTGAATGGTGATATAGAATTTGATGATGTTTGGTTTTGTTATCCTAAGCTAGAATCAGAAAGCACAGACCTAAAAGAAGAAAAGTATGTATTGAAAGGCGTCAGTTTTTGTATCTCCCAAGGTGACATCATGGGTATTGTTGGAAGCAGTGGCTCTGGTAAATCCACAGTGGCGGCCTTGCTAATGGGGTTTTATAAACCAACGAAAGGGAAGATTAAAATTAATGGTTTTGATATCAGCTTGCTAACTCCTGAGTTATTGCGATCTCATATTTCTTCAGTTCAGCAAACCAGTTTTTTATTTAATGCCTCAGTAATTGAAAACATTCACCTTGGTCGATTGGGCTCTTCTGTAGAGGATATTCAAGGTGCATTAAAAGGCGCTGGGGCGGAAGACTTTGTCGACACTATGCCGCATAAAATGTATACGAAACTGTCAGAGGACGGTGATAATCTATCAGGAGGCCAAAGACAGAGACTTGCCATTGCTAGAGCGTTGGTGAGACAAGCCGATATTTTGCTGTTCGATGAAGCGACTAGCGCACTAGATAATCAGACGGAAGATAGAATAAAAGAGACGATTTATAAGGCGTGCCGAAACAAAACGGCATTAATCATTGCCCATCGTTTAAATACCTTATCTTACTGCGATAAACTGATTGTGATGACTCAAGGTCGTGTTGAGATAATAGGAACACATGAAGATTTGATTCAAACTGAAAACAGTTACAGCAAAATGTGGTCGTCTCTCTCTAGCCGAACAGATGAGAAGAGGGCGCTGAACAATACATTACCTAAACAAGGATGTTTAAGTAAGGCACTTAAGGAAGAGAATCAAGCGCATGCGATACAGTTTTAGAGAGATACATACCCTCAATATTTTGAGTGATAACCCTATATACAGCCAATATTTTAGGACGCCTAATGATCTGAAAGTCATGGTATGGATAATTCTACTTTGTTTTTTGGTGGCCACTGTAGGTGCGTTTTTGTTCACGGTTGATAAGATTGTGCCTGCACGAGGGATTATTGACACCAAATCTGAATTGTTTGACGTTCGCAATACCGAACCTGGTTTTATTGAAAAAATGTTTGTGAGGGAAGGCGATCTAGTCAACATGGGTCAAGTATTAATTCAATTCGATACCGAATTCATTGACCTTGAAATAAATAGCTTACAGCAACAAAAGGACAATTTATCCAGAAATATATGGAGCGATTTTTTTCAAATAAAAAAATTAATTGATACTCAGACAAAGACAACACTGAGTCTTTCTTTGGAGAAGATTCCCAATCCTATTAATCAATTAGGTTACGGAGAGTATTTGTCAAAACCATTTCTCGATACTAAAGCGGTTAATGACGAGCGTCAGCGTAATTTAGTCGAGCAAGTACGGTCTGGTCAGCGCCAACAGGACAATATTCGCGCTCGAATAGTGTTACAACAAAAAGAAAGGCAAAGAATAAAGCGTTTGTATATAGATGGTATTGAAAGTCTATCCAGTCTTGATCAAGTTGAAGCCAATGTGTTGTCATTGCAAGCGCAATATGAAAGTAACCTTGATAAGGTTCAGTCTTTAGAGGCCGAAATTCAACAGTTAGAAAAACAACAAACTCAAGCGCAAAGCGAATACGTATTGGATCGGTTGATCCGTATACACGATCAGTTGGATAACTTTCATCGAATTGAATTTGAGTTATCGTCAAAGCAACGTACCAAAACAGACCTTAAGGTAACATCGCCGATTGATGGAACCATTGATGCTTTAATGGTTCAAGGTGACAACGAGCGAATACCAGAGACAACAACACTGCTTTCTATACGACCACGCTACTCTGAACAAGATTTAGAAATAGATATTCAAATTCCGGCAAGTTATGCCATTTGGGTGAATCCCGGCATGGTTTTTCGAGCTAGCTCCCTAGGGAACAATCCTGATGATCATGGTTATATCTTAGGAGAAATTACATTTATTGCGGCGTCTTCGCAAATTGACGAGTCATCGAGTGAAAGGGTTTATCGAATGAAAGGGAAAATTTCGGAAATAAAAGCGCTAAGAGTCGATTCTAAGGAGACATTATTACGTCCTGGAAGCGCCTTAACTGTTGACATTCGTGCTGGTGAAAGGCGTTTAATCAATTATATTTTTGATCCTTTTACTAAGTATCTACGGACAGCCCTAAGTGAACCATCATGAATCGTTTAGTCATCGTTGTTTTATGGTTTTTCTCTGTTGAGTGCTTCGCTGAACAAGTATTAAATTTAAAGCACTATCTGGATCTTCATCTTAAGCAAAATCATCGGTTAACAGCACTGTTAATACAGCAACCCAGTCAATCTTTAGCTTTACAAATCGGTCGAGAGTATTGGAAGCCCAGTGTATCGGCTGTTGCCGCAGTGGAAGAGCAACGATCAAGTAGTTTGGCTGATCAAATGTCTTTCCATCAATTCAGTGCGGGTATTGAGAGCCAGTGGGTATCGGATATTGGTACACAGGTCACACTGAATATAAGCCAATTGAATGGTGAAGGTCTGGGTAAAGAGGTTTTATTTAAACAGCAAAGTGCACAAAAATTGACAGCGACCATTACTCAGCCTTTATTAAAGCATAACCGTGTGCGTTATCAGCATATTGAGCAGAGATTAGCTGAAAACCAATGGTTGCAATTTATTAATTCGCAAAACCAAGTGAAATTGAATGTGTATCGTGATGCTTTATCTGGTTTTTTAGATTATCAAATTGCTTATGAGAATTGGGCTCTTCAATCGGCTTTATTGACCAGCATAAAGAAGACCGAAATGTTAGTCGAAAAAATGTATGAAGTCGAGAAAGCGACACTGTACGAGCGCCAGCAAGCGCGTCTTCAACGTCTGACTCAAGAGGCTGAGGTGAACAGTGCATTTTCTCAATTGGCTGTTTCTCAAAGTGCCGCTTATCTTGAAGTACGGTCAAATGAAACATTGTTACTTCAGCCTTTTTCTTTAACGGAATTTATTCGCTTAATGATTGACTCGGCGAGCGTTCCTTTGCGGTTAGATGAACATCCTGATTACTTAGCATTAAGACTAATGTATGAGTCGTCAAGTTTGGCGTATCAGAAAGAAGAAGACGCCTTAAAGGCTAATCTGGATGTTTTTTATCAAATTCAAAAGACGCATTATCAAACGTCCATGAATGAAAAAGAGGAGGTTTTTGGGTTGCGGTTTTCTTATTTATTAACCAATAAGAGTGTTCAGCTGCAACGGTCTTCGTTGAAAGCCAAAGTCGAGAGTGCGGAATTGGAACAGCAATTAGCCTTGCACAAAATGACTGTGCTATATGATGGCTATGTAAAAAACAGTCAAAGTCTAGCCAAGCAAGTGGGTGCATTGGCCAATCAAGTCGAGTTGGCGAAAACGGGTCTAGAGCAACAAAGGCGACGTTATCAAGTTGGTAAGGCCAGTTACTTTTCATTAGAAGAGGTGCAAAAGGAGTTGATTGATCAACAAATTGAATGGTTAGGTAAGCAAAAGAACTTAATTGAGTCGTTAATTCTAGTGTCCTACTACACTCAGTTTGATATTAGAAATGCCCTATAAATGTGTTTATTTAGAGCCACTATTTCAAGGATGGAAATATGCAAAAATTAGTGAGTATGGAAAATATGAGTGTCAATGTTCGATCTGAGTATCAATCACCCATTGTCGCCACGCTGGCGCAGTCTTTAAAAGATGGGTTTGAAAACCCAGAGAAACTCTCTGGGCGTTGCCAATTCGAATTTTTTGAAGAAAATGGAAAAATACATTTTTTGTCGGTGCAATTTGATCCTGCCGTTCTCACTCTCAGTGCAGAGCCTTTTTTAGAAAGTGATGCACAAATCAGTATGCCTCTCAGTGTTGCCGAAAAAATAATAGCGAACCTTGAGGGTGTGGATTATCGCGACCCAGACATTATTGGTAAAATGAACATGTCTGGAAACCTTCATATTGTGAATCATCTTGCTAAAGCCTTGGTTAAACCATCCAGGGCAACTCAATCTACGTTTGATGACGCAACTGAGCGTTATAGAGAGGCTTACTCTATGACGTCCATTCTTTATCTGGATTCACCGACTGAATTGCAAATTTTAGAAACAATTGAATCAAAGCAGCCGTTTATTATTCGTCATTTGGAAGCGAATAATGGTGGGCAAATAAAATGGACGCTTGAGCAACTGAGAAGCAAGTACGCGGATGTTTTGTTGAGAGTTCGATCAGCAACAGAGAAAGAAACGGTCGCTGATTTTATTGATAAGCTGATGCACTTAAAAAAGCAGAAGGCGACAGACATTATTGAAGGCCATACAAAGGTGTATACGGAAGGCTGTTCTTTGCCTTGGCAAATGATAGACGATTTTTTACCCCACTACTTTACTCCCCATGATTTTACTGAACCGCAGATCTGGTTGGGTTCCGTTCCTATTGATGCTCCTGCGAGTAGTCTACACAGGGACCCGTTAGACGGTTTTTTATATCAGCTTATAGGGCGCAAAAAAGTGATTTTGTTCTCTCCTGATCAGGCTCGATGTTTATACCCGATGAAGGCGTATAACAATTATCAACCTTGTTGGGTCAAGCCAGAGTCTGCGAACTTTGACTTATTTCCACTTTTTAAAAGCGCTCGACCTGTTGACGTTATTTTAGAGGCTGGTGAAATTTTGGTGCAACCCGCTGGTTGGTTTCATGCCGTTTATTGCCTTGATTCACCGACGTTCTCAGTGAGCTATTTTCTTAGGTTTCCTGTCGGTGTTGAGTCATCTGAGCTGAGTTAAAATGGTTAGAGTTAGGGAAGGGAGTATGTCTTTTCAAATGCAATACGATCAATGGCGCTTTACTGTGTTTGGGGGACGTTTTCCCCAATATAATCGCCTTAATGAATTAAACGATGAGTTAACAGGGGAATTCAAAAAGGCCTTGATCGATGAACTTGCGAGCGTTCAAAAAAAAGCCTTGCTATTCAGCCAATCGTCGCTGGTGTTTGAACAGAAAGTGGCGTGCTTTGAGGCGTTAGATGCTCAATTTGATTCTTTGGAGTCCATGCTGTTTTTGCTAACGATACAGTATCCAAATGAGGACTTTCGTGAATGTCAGGCGTACCTTAATGATACCGAAACACTCTTGTTTAAAAGTGTCAGTCAATTTATGACTAAGCTGTTAATGGCGTCTTCAAACATGCTCCCTTTATGGGGGAAACGATTGCAAGAAGAGCACAGTACACCGCCTCAAAATAACGCATCAGGGGACGATGGTCTAGGCTTAATAACAGCAGACAGTGGCTTTATTGAGCAATTGCAACATCGGATCAAATCTGACCCTATCGAACAGAATGGTTACCCTAAAAGCTTTAATCAAGTGTGTATCAACAACGGTCGCTTTATAAAAGAGAAGGTCTTGAAAAGCGATGTCACTACAAACTTGCATTTAACACAGTCTGACGACGTGTTCCGTCGATCAAGGTCGTATTTCAGCGTCATTATGTCTGCCTCAGTACAAAGCAAAACACTTAGTCTACAAGGATTAAGGGCTATCCAGAGACAACCATGGCGTGATTTTTATATTTCCATTATAGAAGCCATTCAGTTTATAGAAAGGCAGTTTTCTAAATACGATGAGCGTTTTCAAGGTAAGGTGATGAATGCTTTTTTAGCGGGGAGAATTCGCTTTGTTGAGGATGTAGCGGCGGCTTCATTTTGTTTCGATACCCCTAATGGATCGTTTATTCAGGTGACTTTTGTGGGGGATCTTGAGTCATTGGCTCTGCTTGCTCATGAATGTGGTCATTTAATTCATCAAGAGTTAATTCGGGATAAGTGGGTATTAAGGCAGGATATCCAAACGTGCCTAACAGAATCCATCGCCATGTATTTTGAAAACCGAATCGTGAAAGATAGGTTGTTAGAGGAAGCATATGATGCCGCTGTCTTTCAGGCGTGGCTACTGAGGCAATACAATGAATGGGTTAATCGACATGAACTGTTTGAGCGATTTGAACTGGGTCTTTATAAGCTTGATAGGGTAAACCAAACTCAGGTTGCTCATTTATGGAGGACGCTCATTAGAGACTATTATCCCTGTAACATTGTTTTTGATCCGATGTTTGAATACGAAGGCTTTAAAACGCCTCATTTAAGTTTCTCGCCTTTTTATCACTCGGTCTATCCAATTGCGTATTTATACGCCATCGATATAAATGAAAAGAGGTTGAAAAAATTAATAACGCTTCTCAGTCTCCATATATAGATTAGTGTCATAAATTAGAGTGTATTGAGGGAATTGAATACGTCGTTTGCCTTATTTAAAATGGCGCTTCTATCCTCTTCTGATTGTTTGTCCCAATTTCGATAGATCATGCTCATTCTTGGGTTGGAGGCCAATTTTTCGCGATGTTTATTGATAAAGTGCCAATAGAGACTGTTAAAGGGACACGCTAGATCGCCAGTCTTTTGTTTCACTTTGTAGTGACAGTTAGAACAATAGCTGCTCATTTTTTGGATATAATTACCACTGGCGGCATACGGTTTTGACGCAACCCAGTTGTCGGCAAATTGACTCATGCTACGTGTATTTGGCAATTCTACCCATTCAATGGCATCAATATAAATACCTAAATACCATTGATCGACTTCTTTAGGGTCGATACCCGCAAGCAAACAAAAGTTACCTGTTACCATGAGCCTTTGAATATGGTGGGCATAGGCATAGTCCAAAGATTGCTTTATCGATTGAGAAACACAGTGCATTTTTGTATTACCATCCCAAAAAAATGACGGCAGTGCCTGTTTTGCTTGTAATTGGTTTTGTTGCGTATAATCCGGCATATTCACCCAATACATGCCTCTTACATACTCGCGCCATCCCAGAATTTGCCGAATAAACCCTTCAATTTGAGCCATACTAATTTCTTGATTATCTTGATAAGTCTGTAATGCGGCTTTGATCACTTGCATTGGAGACAGCATTTTTGAGTTAAGTGCAAAAGATAATCTTGAATGATAGAGGCTCCAGGCATAGGCCGACTGATCCGTCATCGCATCTTGAAAACGACCGAAATTCACTAATAAGTTTGAGCAAAAAAACGTGAGTAACGCTTTTGACTGTTGTCGGCTATTAGGCCATATAAGGTTTTTTTCAGGCTGGCCAAGATAGGGAATTTGATGGCGGTGAATACGTTCAAGGATATGTTCTACCGAATTCTGAAAAGTCAGTGGTTCAGGGATATCCTCTAAGTTCTGTGGCTTTAATTTATTTCTGTTTTGCTGGTCGAAATTCCATTGACCCTGAACGGGCTCACCGTTATCTTGCATTAAAATACAATACTTCTTTCGCATTTTTCGATAGAAGGCTTCCATACGAACGGTTTTATTGGGCTTAAAGTGCTGCTGAATATCTGCAAACGGCAGTAAAAAATGTTCGCTTTCAACTTGGTTACATACCCATTCGCTCTTAGATGAAAAGGTCTCAAGTTGTTGACTAAGGCGATATTCATCCGGTCTCTGGTATTCAAATTCTTCTATTGAAAATTGCTTACACAAACGATGGATTAAAGAGGGAAGGTCTTTATCATTTTGGGTATCATCTAATGTTAAATAGCAAACATGGTGACCTGATTTAATTAGGGCATGAGCAAAGTTTTCCATCGCCGAGAAGAAAGCGCAGAGTTTATGAATATGATGTTTTACATAGAGTGCCTCTTGATGCAATTCGGCGATTAAATACAGCACCTCATTTGGCTTTTTTTCACCATTGGTTTGTGGATGAGAGTTGTTAAACCAAGAGTGGCTTGCATTAAGTTGATCACCCAGAATGAGTCGAAGTGTTCGGTATGTTTTATTTAGCATAAGGTTACTTTTTTGATTTAGTCACTTTTTTAGTTGGGCGAATGTGTGTTTTTAAAATGCGATATTTTTCACTTTTTACATCTGTTCGCTTCTGAAACCCCCATAAACGATCCCTAGCGGCTTTGGATGCCGGTCTAAAATCGATAATGGGACTTGGGTACTCTCGACCAATTTCTATCTCATACATCGCTTCTTCCATGGGGGTCAATTCCCATGGTTTATGAACAATTTCATTGGGTATGCAGTTGAGTTCTGGTACCCAGCGTTTAATAAAGAGGGCATCAGAGTCATGTTCTTGAGATTGTAAAATCGGATTGTAAATACGTATGGTGTTGGTGCCTGTGATACCGGCTTGCATTTGAAATTGTGGGTAGTGGATGCCGGGTTCAAAATCCAAAAAGAGTCGTGCTAAATGATGTACACCCAAACGCCAGTCAATGTTTAAGTGATGACATAAAAAGCTAACTAACATCGCCCGCATTCTAAAGTTAATGTAACCTGTATGATGCAGTGCTCTCATACACGCATCAACTAAAGGGTAGCCCGTTGTTCCTTGCATCCAACAAATTAGGTCTGATTCTACTTTGTCGTCTTTTCGATAAGGGTAATTATGGTAAGCTTGATTGACTGCACGTAATTCCATATCGCATTCAGATTCAAACTTTTGAATGAAGTGACAATGCCAATGGAGCCTTGAACTAAATGCAATGAATGTTCGACGCCATTTGGGTTTATTCCAGTGTTCTAATAGATATTGATAGACTTCCCTTAGACTGATGTTTCCCCAAGCTAAGTAAGGTGATAAACGAGAGCAAGCAGACCGACTCAAGGATGGACTTGAGATAGAGTAGTAATAAGCTTTGCCTCGTTCCTCAAAAAAACTTTCCAAGGTTTTTATCGCCAGTGTAGGGCCTCCCGTTTGCATGCCCTTTTTAGTTGTCTGCCAAGATTCTGGGACTGTTATCGGTGTGGGTTCAAAAGCAAACCAGAAGATCTTCTTTAATTCAATTTTAACGATCGGTCTTCTCATAATTTTATCCCAATGCTTGTCCCAGTCCACCCGGCTAACAAGCCCTCTTATGACGGCGGCTGTCGGCGACTCAATCCATGTTATTTTCTTTTTTTGAACCCAGTTGCTAATTATTTTATCGCGTAAGTATGTTTTTCTGATTCCTGTTTCTTCATAGCTAAAGAGGTGACTAAAAGGCGTCTTTCTGAACAGTGTTTCTAACGCGTTGATCGCCTCATCAAGTACAATGTGTATTTGTGTATGATATTGAGATAATTGCCGATTAAGGTCCGCTAATGATTGCCAAACGAAACGCCAATGACGCTCATCGTAGTGAGGATCTGCAATTAATGATGGTTCAAAAATATAAAGCAGCATGATAGGTTTTTTTTTCTCGCTTGCCGCTAATAATGAAGCGTGATCGGTTAAACGAAGATCCCGTTTTAGCCAGACAACAACGGGTAAGTCAGGTGAATTTGTGTCTAGGTGATTCATTATAAAATTTGAATGGGCCAATCGGCT includes:
- a CDS encoding peptidase domain-containing ABC transporter, which encodes MTNHYANRVPRRIPALVKEDFLNQLDQSLSDLGINARLGLLLSANIIDNHIATTIVMKTLEQYNDVDYQWMDFSALFKSGLPKEAQIILLSKNGDTFLLSRGEGDNFILRTFFHLDQEVFRHQDTLSNLMKDFNIVAQALVIKSACTSPKKENKSPQNYTYHHFFRHKKTILSIIGSAVFMALLGVATPLGFQTFTDKILPYSATGSLYVVATFLLLSAIASSVFKCFHDFQENVLFAKYQNGLGKDVFNRLLGMEVAYFDQHKVGDLTKLVDQVKEASNFLIRQALASVVSVISLVIVLPILFIYSAKLTGIVLIIGVLMAFTIGVALKPIRNRVMQAYGYDAGFQSTLIETLKGMKTIKSLSNESHFRNRANISLETNLYGGFNVARLSNVVSALVNFQSQLITISVIFFGAQAVFSNELTIGQLIAFNMLANNVVNPLVALVMTASGWENFKLANNKLNELHTQTSSERPLYSDKIDLNGDIEFDDVWFCYPKLESESTDLKEEKYVLKGVSFCISQGDIMGIVGSSGSGKSTVAALLMGFYKPTKGKIKINGFDISLLTPELLRSHISSVQQTSFLFNASVIENIHLGRLGSSVEDIQGALKGAGAEDFVDTMPHKMYTKLSEDGDNLSGGQRQRLAIARALVRQADILLFDEATSALDNQTEDRIKETIYKACRNKTALIIAHRLNTLSYCDKLIVMTQGRVEIIGTHEDLIQTENSYSKMWSSLSSRTDEKRALNNTLPKQGCLSKALKEENQAHAIQF
- a CDS encoding cryptochrome/deoxyribodipyrimidine photo-lyase family protein, with translation MAHSNFIMNHLDTNSPDLPVVVWLKRDLRLTDHASLLAASEKKKPIMLLYIFEPSLIADPHYDERHWRFVWQSLADLNRQLSQYHTQIHIVLDEAINALETLFRKTPFSHLFSYEETGIRKTYLRDKIISNWVQKKKITWIESPTAAVIRGLVSRVDWDKHWDKIMRRPIVKIELKKIFWFAFEPTPITVPESWQTTKKGMQTGGPTLAIKTLESFFEERGKAYYYSISSPSLSRSACSRLSPYLAWGNISLREVYQYLLEHWNKPKWRRTFIAFSSRLHWHCHFIQKFESECDMELRAVNQAYHNYPYRKDDKVESDLICWMQGTTGYPLVDACMRALHHTGYINFRMRAMLVSFLCHHLNIDWRLGVHHLARLFLDFEPGIHYPQFQMQAGITGTNTIRIYNPILQSQEHDSDALFIKRWVPELNCIPNEIVHKPWELTPMEEAMYEIEIGREYPSPIIDFRPASKAARDRLWGFQKRTDVKSEKYRILKTHIRPTKKVTKSKK
- a CDS encoding cupin-like domain-containing protein, which gives rise to MQKLVSMENMSVNVRSEYQSPIVATLAQSLKDGFENPEKLSGRCQFEFFEENGKIHFLSVQFDPAVLTLSAEPFLESDAQISMPLSVAEKIIANLEGVDYRDPDIIGKMNMSGNLHIVNHLAKALVKPSRATQSTFDDATERYREAYSMTSILYLDSPTELQILETIESKQPFIIRHLEANNGGQIKWTLEQLRSKYADVLLRVRSATEKETVADFIDKLMHLKKQKATDIIEGHTKVYTEGCSLPWQMIDDFLPHYFTPHDFTEPQIWLGSVPIDAPASSLHRDPLDGFLYQLIGRKKVILFSPDQARCLYPMKAYNNYQPCWVKPESANFDLFPLFKSARPVDVILEAGEILVQPAGWFHAVYCLDSPTFSVSYFLRFPVGVESSELS
- a CDS encoding TolC family protein produces the protein MNRLVIVVLWFFSVECFAEQVLNLKHYLDLHLKQNHRLTALLIQQPSQSLALQIGREYWKPSVSAVAAVEEQRSSSLADQMSFHQFSAGIESQWVSDIGTQVTLNISQLNGEGLGKEVLFKQQSAQKLTATITQPLLKHNRVRYQHIEQRLAENQWLQFINSQNQVKLNVYRDALSGFLDYQIAYENWALQSALLTSIKKTEMLVEKMYEVEKATLYERQQARLQRLTQEAEVNSAFSQLAVSQSAAYLEVRSNETLLLQPFSLTEFIRLMIDSASVPLRLDEHPDYLALRLMYESSSLAYQKEEDALKANLDVFYQIQKTHYQTSMNEKEEVFGLRFSYLLTNKSVQLQRSSLKAKVESAELEQQLALHKMTVLYDGYVKNSQSLAKQVGALANQVELAKTGLEQQRRRYQVGKASYFSLEEVQKELIDQQIEWLGKQKNLIESLILVSYYTQFDIRNAL
- a CDS encoding HlyD family efflux transporter periplasmic adaptor subunit, with translation MRYSFREIHTLNILSDNPIYSQYFRTPNDLKVMVWIILLCFLVATVGAFLFTVDKIVPARGIIDTKSELFDVRNTEPGFIEKMFVREGDLVNMGQVLIQFDTEFIDLEINSLQQQKDNLSRNIWSDFFQIKKLIDTQTKTTLSLSLEKIPNPINQLGYGEYLSKPFLDTKAVNDERQRNLVEQVRSGQRQQDNIRARIVLQQKERQRIKRLYIDGIESLSSLDQVEANVLSLQAQYESNLDKVQSLEAEIQQLEKQQTQAQSEYVLDRLIRIHDQLDNFHRIEFELSSKQRTKTDLKVTSPIDGTIDALMVQGDNERIPETTTLLSIRPRYSEQDLEIDIQIPASYAIWVNPGMVFRASSLGNNPDDHGYILGEITFIAASSQIDESSSERVYRMKGKISEIKALRVDSKETLLRPGSALTVDIRAGERRLINYIFDPFTKYLRTALSEPS
- a CDS encoding cryptochrome/photolyase family protein; its protein translation is MLNKTYRTLRLILGDQLNASHSWFNNSHPQTNGEKKPNEVLYLIAELHQEALYVKHHIHKLCAFFSAMENFAHALIKSGHHVCYLTLDDTQNDKDLPSLIHRLCKQFSIEEFEYQRPDEYRLSQQLETFSSKSEWVCNQVESEHFLLPFADIQQHFKPNKTVRMEAFYRKMRKKYCILMQDNGEPVQGQWNFDQQNRNKLKPQNLEDIPEPLTFQNSVEHILERIHRHQIPYLGQPEKNLIWPNSRQQSKALLTFFCSNLLVNFGRFQDAMTDQSAYAWSLYHSRLSFALNSKMLSPMQVIKAALQTYQDNQEISMAQIEGFIRQILGWREYVRGMYWVNMPDYTQQNQLQAKQALPSFFWDGNTKMHCVSQSIKQSLDYAYAHHIQRLMVTGNFCLLAGIDPKEVDQWYLGIYIDAIEWVELPNTRSMSQFADNWVASKPYAASGNYIQKMSSYCSNCHYKVKQKTGDLACPFNSLYWHFINKHREKLASNPRMSMIYRNWDKQSEEDRSAILNKANDVFNSLNTL